GGCGTCGAGGAGCGTGGTGGAGCCAGCGGCCTCGACTTCGACACCGCTCACGTGGAGCGTGCCGCCGTCGCCGGCGTTGATGGTCGTGACGCGGAACTGCTCGGTCTGGAGCGGCAGGCCCTTGGCCTCGTGGTGCGCCTCGAGGGCGGACAGCAGGCCACCCGGACCACAGGCGTACGTCGAGCGCTCGGCCAGGTCGGGCACGAGCGAGCCGAGGGAGTCGACGTCGAGCACGCCGTGCTCGTCGTCGTAGCGGGCGATGAGGTTGATCGCGTCCGCTGCATCCAACGCGCGAAGGTCCGCCAGGAAGATCGAGTCCGGCTCGCTCGGCGCGACGTGGACGACGGTGATGTCGAGGCCTTCGCTGCGCTCGGGCTTCAGGACACCCTCGTCGGTGGAAGGGAAGAGGTTGCGCAGCATGCCGACCACCGGCGTGACACCGGAGCCGGCGGTCACGAAGAGCAGCTTGCCGGTGGTGGTCAGGTCAAGGACGAACTCGCCGGCCGCCTGCTCGAGGTGGACCAGCGTGCCCGGCTCGGTGCGGTGCACCAGGAAGTTGCTGACCTTGCCGTCCGGCACCGCCTTGACGGTGACCGAGATCAGGCCGTCGCGGCGCGGGCCGTGCGTCAGGGAGTAGGCGCGCCAGTGGCGGACGCCGTCGACGTCGATGCCGATGCGGACGTACTGACCGGGGATGTGGCCCGCCCAGTCGGCACCGGGCTTGATCACGATGGTGGCCGCGTCGCGGGTCTCCGGCTCGACGGCGACGATGCGACCGCGGAGGTCGGCACCGGAGCGGAGCGGAGCGAAGAGGTCGAGGTAGTCGGCGGGCAGCAGCGGCGTGGTGGCTGCCTCGAAGGCACGGGTGAGGCGGTGCGCCAGGCGCGGGCGGCGCTCGGCCGTGGCCGGGGCGGCGTCTGAGGTGAGGAACATCGAGCTCATGCCCTTAAGTCTGGGGACCAAGCGGGTTAAACTCCTGACCTGAGCCGGTGAATCTGGACGGCTTTATTGTTCATAATGAACAAATCAAGGAGTCGCCGTGACCGAGGGCCCGCTCGCCGAACCGCTCAGCCTGACCCCTGAGCAGGTCACCGCACTGCGCGGGCGTCTCCCCCGAGTAGGCGAGAAGGTCGTGGCTGCGGTGATCGCCGAGGTCCCGAGCTACTCGGTGCCCTTCCAGGGACGGATGGGCCGCACCATCGAGGGAGCAGTCACCCTCGCCCTCTCCGGCTTCCTCGACATGGCGGTCAACTCGGCCGCGAGCGGCACGAGCGGCACTCGCGAGCGGCCCCAGCAGGTCTTCGACGCGGCGTACGCGCTGGGCCGGGGCGAGGCGAGGTCGGGCCGGACGATGGATGCCCTCACCGCGGCGTACCGGATCGGGACGGCGACCGCCTGGCGCGAGATGAGCCGCACCGCCGTGTCGCACGGACTGCCCGCGGAGGGCCTGGTGCGGTTCGCCGAGCTGGTCTTCGACTACCTCGACCAGATCTCTGCGGTGAGCGTCGCGGGGCACGCCGACGAGCTCGCCCGGACCGGCCGGCTGCGCGAGCGACACCTGTCCGAGCTGGCCGTCGCCCTGCTCGCCGGACGCGAGAAGGAGCGGCTGGAGCAGCTCGCCGAGCAGGCCGAGTGGAACGCACCTGCGTCCCTGACCGCAGTCCTCCTCCCCCAGTCGGCGGCCCGGGCGACGCGCCCGCTTCTCGACCCGCGCACGCTCGAGCTGGCCGGCGACGTCGAGGCGCTCGACGGGTGGCCCGACCACGCCGTCCTGCTCGTGCCTGGACGATCACGCGCTGCCGTCCTGCGGTCCCTCGGCGAGGTGCCCGGAGTGGTCGGGCCGACCGTTCCCTGGACGGCGGCTTCCCGGTCGTTCCACCGCGCCCTTCGTGCACTTGAGCTCGGCCTGGCCGCCGAGTCGCAGGCACTGGTGGACACCGAGACCCGACTGGCCGAGCTGGTGGTCCGCGCGGACCCGTCGGCCCACGAGGACCTGCGCGCCCAGGTGCTCGCACCCCTCGCCGACGCCCGTCCCGCTGCCGCGGAGAAGCTGACCGAGACCCTGCGCGCCTGGCTGCTGCACCAGGGGCGTCGCGACGACATCGCCGAGGCGCTGTTCGTGCACCCGCAGACCGTCCGCTACCGCATGGGGCAGCTGCGCGAGATCTTCGGCGACCGCCTCGAGGATCCCTCGTTCGTGCGCGACGCGACCATCGCCCTGTCCTGATCGAGCAGCAGAACTGGGGTCCACCCCAGTACCCGGCACGCCCCGTGTGGGCTGGGGTCCCCAGACCCGCCCCGATTCCGCTCCCCGCGCGGCCCCGAAGCCGCGAGCATCGAAACCATGAATCGGACGCGCCTGGCAGCAGTACCGGTCGCGATGCTCGGGATCGTGGCAAGCGGATCGGTCGCGGCGGCAACGCCGAGCGACCCCGACCCGGTGGACAGCACCTCCACCAGTGCGCCGCCCGTCTCCCGCCAGATCCCACGCGGGGCCGGTCCCCGGTCAGCAGGCGACGAGAACCTGCTGGACGTGCCGGAGCGCGCCCTCGCGGCGTACCAGCGCGCGGCCGCTGTCATGGCGCCCGCCGACGCCGACTGCCACCTCTCCGCCGAGCTGCTTGCCGCCGTCGGTCGGGTCGAGTCCGACCACGGCAGGTACGACGCGTGGCGCCTCGGCCCGAGGGCCCGGATGTTCCCCACCCTGATCGGATCTCCCGTGCCGACGACCTCGCGCCAGGCACCGGCCACCCCGGTGGCAGACACCGATGGCGGGGTCTTCGACCACGACGACGCCGCCGACCACCCGCTCGGCCCGCTGCAGATCCTCCCCGGCGTGTGGCGCCAGGTTGCGGTCGACGGCGACGGCGACGGGCAGCGGAGCCCCGACGACCTCGATGACGCGGCCCTGGGACTGGCCATCGCCCTGTGCGACGGCGACCTCGACCTCGCCACGCCCGCGGGGCAGGACGAGGCACTGAGCCGGCTCAACATCCGTGCGCGCTACCTCCGGGCGGTCGAGGCCTTCCGCTCGGCGTACGCGGCACCGCTCCCCGTCACCCCCGTGACCGTCTACGCGATCGGAACGATCGTCACGCCGCCCGAGGTGGAGCCGAGCGACGAGCCGACCAAGGACGCCAAGGAGACCGAGCCGACGAAGCCCGCGCCTGCCTCCCAGCCGGGGCACACCCCGTCGACCTCCGGGCCGACCTCGGGACCCGCCACGCCGACCTCGCCGACGCCCACTCCGACCCCGACGCCCACTCCGACTCCGGTTGAGCCGACCCCGACGCCGGAGCCCACGCCGGAGCCCACGCCGGATCCCGTGCCGGAGCCCACCGCGACGGAGTCATCCGAGCCGGCGCCCGACGCCACGCGCGAATCTGCACCCGCGCCGACCGAGAGCGTGGACGCGCCCGCCGAGTGACCGGGCCTCAGGGCTCCAGCCGGTCAGGCAGGAAGCTCAGGGCTGGGCGGCTGCGCCCGACTCGATCAGGGCGTCGACGTCGTCGATGCCCCAGGCCGCGAGCGCGTCGCGGGTGTGGCTGCCCGCCGCGGCCGCGGGCATGCCGATGCTCGGGGCCGTCCGCGAGAAGCGGGGGGCGGGAGCCGGCTGCAGCATGCCGTCGCGGTCGGCGTACACGCCGCGGGCCTTCATGTGCGGGTGCTCAGCCGCCTCGGGGATGGTCAGGATCGGCGCGACGCAGGCGTCGGTGCCCTCGAAGACCGCGGTCCACTCGGCCATCGTCCTCGTCCTGAAGGTGCGGGCGATCAGGTCGCGCAGCTCCTCGACCCGGTCGAACTCGAACTGCTGCGGCGCGGACTCCGCGATGCCCAGCAGGTCGACGAACGCCGCGAAGAACTGCGGCTCGATCGCACCGACGCTCATGTGCCGGCCGTCCGAGGTCTCGTAGACGTCGTAGAAGGCGGCGGCACCGTCGAGCATGCCACTGGCGCGCTGGTCCGGCTGGGCCAGGCCGATGCCGACCATCAGGGCACCCATCGCGTTGAGGTGAGCCGTGCCGTCCACGATCGCAGCGTCGACGACCTGTCCCTGGCCGGAGATGCGCGCCTCGAGCAGTGCGGCGAGCACGCCGACAACGAGGTACATCGAGCCGCCACCGAAGTCGCCCAGCAGGTTGGCAGGGAACTGCGGCCGCGTCTTGTCCTGGCCCATGGCGAAGAGGGCACCGGCGATGGAGATGTAGTTCATGTCGTGCCCGGCGGCCTGCGCGAGCGGCCCGTCCTGGCCCCACCCGGTCATCCGTCCGTAGACCAGCTTCGGGTTGCGGGCGAAGCAGTCCTCAGGGCCGAGCCCGAGGCGCTCGGTCACACCCGGGCGGTTCCCTTCGATCAGGACGTCGGCGCTCTCGACGAGCTTCAGCACCGTCTCGACCGCGGCCGGGTCCTTGAGGTTGAGCGCGATCGTCGGGCGGCCACGACCCATGAAATCCTTCTCGCCGAACGACAGCATCTGGCCGCCCGGGCGGTCGATGCGGATGACATCCGCACCGAGGTCCGCCAGCGTCATGCACGCATGCGGACCCGGACCGATGCCGGCGAGCTCGACGATCTTGACTCCACGCAGCGGGCCCGTGCCCTGACCAAGTTCCATGACGGAGACAGTACCGGGGACACGGTGTCCCCGTAACTGGGACATCACATCCCGAAGGCTTGCAACTTGTTGCATAGGTGCCGCACACTCGTCCCATGGCCCTCGAGCACGCGATCCTCGTCTCCCTGCGCGAACGCGCAGCGAGCGGCAGCGAGCTCACCCGCAGGTTCGACAAGTCGTTCGGCTACTTCTGGTCGGCCACACACCAGCAGATCTACCGGACGCTGGCCCGCATGGAGGCCGACGGTTGGATCGCCTCGGTCGTCGTGCCCCAGCAGGGCAAGCCCGACACCAAGGTGTACGACGTCGCCGACCGTGGCGCCGAGGTCCTCGCCGCGTGGCTGGTCGAACCCACGCCGGCGACTCCGCTCCGCAGCGACCTGGGCGTGAAGCTCCGTGGCGCGTCATTCGCCGGCGACCGGGATGCCGTCCTCGACGTCGTACGCGGGCAGCTCGCCGACCACCACGCCCGCCTGGACCTCTACCGGCAGATGTGCAAGCAGCAGTTCCCCGAGCCCGAGCTGCTCCGCGGCGCCGACCTCGACCGCTATCTCGTCCTCCGGGGCGGGATCCGGTTCGAGGAAGGCTGGATCGGCTGGCTCACCGAATACGTCACCGCTCACGAGATGGCCTCGTCGAGCTCGCCCCTCCCCCAGAAGGACGCATGATGACTGAGTACCCCCACCTCCTGTCCCCGCTGAAGGTCGGCACGACCGAGCTGCGCAACCGCGTCGTCATGGGCTCGATGCACAACGGTCTCGAGGACAAGGTCGCTGACATCCCGAAGCAGGCGGCGTTCTTCGCCGAGCGTGCAGCGGGCGGCGTCGGCCTCATCGTCACCGGCGGCTACGCACCCGAGTGGCAGGGCTGGGTCAAGCCGTTCGCGGGCGGCATGCGCACCCGCAAGGACGCCATGCACCACCGCGAGATCACGGCCGCCGTCCACGAGCACGGCGCCAAGATCGTGATGCAGATCCTGCACACGGGCCGCTACTCCTACCAGCCGTTCAGCATCTCCGCCTCGGCGATCAAGGCTCCGATCAACCCCTTCAAGCCGAAGGCGATGTCGGACAAGCGGATCCAGAAGACCATCAAGGCCTTCGCCCGCTCCGCCTGGCTGGCCCAGAAGGCCGGCTACGACGGCGTGGAGATCATGGGCTCCGAGGGCTACCTGATCAACCAGTTCCTCGCCGAGCGCACCAACAAGCGCACCGATCGCTGGGGCGGCTCACCGGAGAACCGTCGCCGCCTCCCCCTCGAGATCGTGAAGGCCACGCGCAAGCTGGTCGGCCCCGACTTCATCCTGCAGTACCGGATCTCGCTGCTCGAGCTGGTCGAGGGCGGCCAGACCTGGGACGACACCGTGGCCCTGGCCAAGGAGCTCGAGGCCGCCGGCGTCGACATCTTCAACACCGGCATCGGCTGGCACGAGGCCCGGGTCCCCACGATCATCACGCAGGTCCCGCGCGGTGCCTGGATCGACAGCACCTCGGCGCTCAAGCCGCACGTGAGCGTCCCGGTCATCGCCTCCAACCGGATCAACACCCCGGAGTTGGCCGAGCAGATCCTCGTCAACGGCCACGCCGACGCGGTCTCGATGGCCCGCCCGTTCCTCGCCGACTCCGAGTTCGTCAACAAGGCCGCAACGGGCCGGGCCGACGAGATCAACATCTGCATCGCCTGCAACCAGGCCTGCCTCGACCACGCGTTCAAGAACCAGAAGGTCTCCTGCCTGGTCAACCCGCGTGCGGGTCGCGAGACTGAGCTGATCCTGACCCCGACCCGCTCGAAGAAGAAGGTCGCCGTCGTCGGCGCCGGCCCCGCCGGACTCTCTGCCGCGGTCTCCGCGGCCGAGCGCGGCCTCGACGTCGCCCTCTTCGAGAAGAGCTCCGAGATCGGCGGCCAGTTCCGCCTCGCCATGCAGGTGCCCGGCAAGGAGGACTTCAAGGACTCCGTGCGCTACTTCGGGCGTCGGCTCGAGGTGCTCGGCGTCGACGTCCGCCTCAACACGGTCGCTGACCCGGCCGCGCTGGCCGGCTTCGACGAGGTCATCATCGCCACCGGCGTCGAGCCGCGCATGCCCTCCATCCCGGGCATCGACCACCCCAAGGCTGTGTCCTACGCAGACGTCCTCGACGGCAAGGTCGTCCCGGGCAAGAAGGTCGCCGTGATCGGTGCCGGCGGCATCGGCGTCGACATCTCGGTGTTCCTGACGCACGAGGAGGAGACCCTCGACGAGTGGAAGGCGCACTGGGGCGTCGGCGACCCGGCCATCGACGAAGGCGGCCTGACCGAGAAGAAGCCGCGCAACCCCGCCCGTGAGGTGTGGCTGCTGCAGCGCAAGACCTCCCGCATCGGCAAGGGCCTGGGCAAGACGTCCGGCTGGGCGCACATGGCGCACCTCAAGCAGGACGGCGTCCACCAGATCACCGGTGCGTCGTACGACCTGATCGACGACGCCGGCCTGCACATCACCATCACGTCCAAGGATGGCGAGGTCACGAAGCAGGTGCTCGATGTCGACCACGTCGTCATCTGCGCCGGCCAGGAGTCCGTGCGGGGTCTGTACGACGACCTCGTGGCTGCCGACAAGGCCGAAGGCCTGCACCTGATCGGTGGCGCTGACGTCGCCGCCGAGCTCGACGCGAAGCGTGCGATCAAGCAGGGCACGGAGACCGCCGCGGCCCTCTGAGCCTCCGGCAGGTCTGCGCGCGACGACGAGCGACAGCTTGGGCCCGCGACACTCGCTTCGGCGGTGTGTCGCGGGCCCTTGCCGTCGTTGCGGGCCTCAGGCGAAGGTCCAGAGCATCAGCTGCCCCGGCTCGATCACCGTCATGTCGAGCCCTCGGCCCGCCAGCCGGACCGCGTCGCCCTCGCCGAGACGCAGCCCCCCGTCGGTGCCGACCGCGAGCGGACGGGAAGCATCAGGACGGGACTCGACATCGAGCAACACCGCGCCCGTCGCCACGAACAGGTGAGCGTGCGGCACGTCGGGAACCACGAGCGGCGCGCCCGGCACGACGTCGGCGACCCAGAGCGTGGCGCCCCGGCTGCCGATCGGCAGCGCATCACCGCCACCCGCACCACCGCCACCCGCATCACCGCCACCCGCGCCGGCCGCGACCGCCGTCCAGCCCGGCCCCGGCGACACGTCGGCCGCCGCATAGCGCGGAGCAGCGCCCCACGAGTCCGGCCGCACCCAGGTCTGCACGAAGCGGGTGACACCCGCGCCGGGCTCCGCCCTCTCTGCGTGCACGATGCCCGTGCCCGCCGACATGACCTGGAGCTGACCCGGCACGATCACGCCAGCACGGCCCGAGGAGTCCGAGTGCGCCAGCGCTCCCGACAGCACCCAGGTCACGATCTCCATCTCCTGGTGCGGGTGATCGGGATAGCCCGCACCCGGCTGCAGCAGGTCGTCGTTGTGGCTGACCAGCAGGCCGAAGCCGAGGTTGGCCGGGTCGTAGTGCGGGCCGAAGGAGAACGAGTGCCGGGTCACCCGGCCCTGCTCGACGGTGACGAACCGTTCGCCCGCACGGCGCACCTCGATGCTCATGTCTCCATTCTCCCCGCACGCCGGCGCTCAGACCGGCAGCAGCACCCGGAGTGCGCCGGGGACGACCTCGATCCGCGCCGGCGGATCCGTCAGGCCGGGCAGACGGCCGAGCGGTTCGCCGTCGCCACCCATCGGCACCGACGGCACCCCGCTGATCTCGATGACCCGGCCGCGCAGGACGGTGACCTCGTCGAGGGCGACGTGCCGGCCGTCGTACACCTTCGGCATGGCGCGGATCAGTCGGCCACGCGATCCGGCAGCGATGACCACGACGTCGAGCAGGCCATCGGTGAGCGAGGCATCAGGCGCGATCTTCATGCCGGCGCCGTAGTACGCCGAGTTGGCCACGACGACGGTGGCCGCGTCGGCCGTGAGCACCTCGCCGTCGATGCTCACGCGGACCCGCGTGGGGGTGTAGGACGCGAGCGAGCGCACCGCGGCGACCTGGTACTGCAGCGCGCGGGGTGTCCACCGCATCCGCTCGACCATCTCGGCGGCGATGGCGTCGACGCCCGAGTAGACCGAGCCTGCGACGAGCTGGCGCGGCCGGTCGCCGACGGTGCACGAGATCAGGTCCAGGCTGCGCACGGCGCCGGCGGCGAGCACCGTCGCCAGCCCGTGTGCGTCGGATGGCAGCGCCAGCATCCGCGCGAAGTCGTTGCCGCGCCCCGTCGGGACCACCCCCAGGGTGCCGCCGCACCTGGACACCAGGCCTGCGAGCGAGGCAAGGGTGCCGTCACCACCGACCGATACGACCACGTCGCCGCGGGCAACGGTCGCCGCGACCAGTGCGGCGCTGGCCTCCACTCCCGAGGAGAGGTGGACCTCGGCGGCGTGACCGCCGGCCCTCAGGATCTGGGCAATCACCTCGGCAAGCTCGCGTCCACCACCTCGTCCGCGACCCCGTCCGGCGCCACCTGCACGCGGATTGACGAGGAAGGAGTACGCAGTCACGGACGACAGCATGCCGCGATCCGGGCCGATTCGCGCCGCAGAGGACTACTTTTGCCCCAGTAGTCACACATTTCGGACATTGTTGAGACAGGCCAAGCAACACGGTCGTAACGTCGAAGGATGCAGTCCCGCATGGTGGAGCGGGACGCGGAGTTGGCTATTCTCGGCAAGCTCATTGACCGCGCCGGTGTTGGCCGCGGGGGCTTGGTGGCGTTCGACGCGCCCGCTGGGATGGGTAAGTCCAGGATGCTCTGGCAAGCCCGTGAAATGGCCGCGCAGGCCGGGTGGAGAACCCTGGACGCGCGGTGCAGCCCCATGAGCCCGAGCATCGGGTTCGGAGTACTTCGTGACTGGTTCGGCCTGCTTGCACACCGTGCAGGGCTGGGCGTGCATCCCTTCGACGGACCCGGCCAGGCGCTCGCCGAGGTGGTCGACGGAGGAACCAGGCAGCTCGGCGACCTCGTCTACGGCGCACGCTGGGTCATTGAGGAGCTCACCGCCGAGCGGCCGCTGCTGGTGACGGTGGACGACCTCCAGTGGGCTGACTCCGGCTCCCTCCAGGTCCTCGACCTCCTCGCGCCGGCCCTGGAACAGCTGCCCTGCCTCTTCGTGTACGCCGTGCGCAGCGGCGAGCTGAGCGCCGAACCGGAGGAGCTGGCCCGGATCCGCGAGGTGAGTGACGTGATCACGCCCGCCGCGCTCTCGCCATCGGGCGTCGCGGCCGTGATCGAGGCGCAGGGCGGGGACATCGGTCTGGCTGCAGCGATCCACACGGCGACCGGCGGCGTACCTCTCTTCGTCAACGAGGTGATCGCAGGCGGCGGCGTCGACATCCCCGAGTCACTCGTCGGGTCGATCGCCGGAAGGCTCGCGAGGCTCTCCCCGACTGCGCTGGCCACCGCACATGCGGTGGCCGTCCTCGGCAGCGAGGCGTCGATCGCGACCGTCGCCGAGCTGAACCTCATGGCGCCCGACGCCGTTGCGCACGACCTGGGACTGCTCACCGCAGCGCAGCTCGTCACGCGCGACGGAGGGCACCTGCACCCCCGTCACCCGCTGGTCGGCGAGGCCCTGCTCGCCGGGATGACCGCCACCGAGACCGCAGACCTGCACCGGCGGGCAGCCGCGGTCCTCCGGCGTCACGGCGCCGCCCGGATCATCGTGGCCGGCCACCTGCTGCTGACCACGCCGGGCAGCGATCCCGACGTACGCGCCCGGCTTGCCGAGCAGGGCCGCCACGCGTTGGCGGCCGGAGCACCCGAGCGCGCCCACCGCTATCTCGAGCGCGCGCTCGCCGAGGGGCCGGTCACCGCCAACGAGATCCCGCTGCTGTCCCGGCACGCCATTGCGCTGACCGGCCTGGGCGAGATCGACGCCGCCCTCGCCTCGTGGGAGCGCGCGTCGTCGCTCACCGACGACCCGGACGTCATCGCGTCCCTGCGCTCCTCCTCGGGCGACGCACTGCTGATGGCCGGGCGGCACAACCAGGCGCAGCGCGCGTTCGGATCGCTGCCCGACGCAGGCCCCGCGACCAGCCCGGGTGCCCAGCGCCTGGCCAGCCGCATGGTCTTCGCGGGAATCCTCACGGGCATGCCGGCCGCGGAGCTCCGGCAGCAGTGCGACCGGGTGCTCGGCCAGCCGGACGAAGCGACCACCAGCGAGGACCGGCTCGCGCTCGCCGCCTCGGCCGCCGTCGGCGTCGTGTCGTGCCAGCCCTCGGCGGAGGTCCGCACGCTGGCGATGCGGGCGGCTGGCGAGGGCGCCCTGCTCGACGCGGAGACGGTCGACGGGACAGCCGTCTTCATGGTCGCCTGCTCGCTGGCCTGGTCGTCAGCGCTCCATGAGGCCGACAGCCTGCTCGACACCGCACTCGAGACCGCGCGCACCCGCGGCTCCGTGCTCCACTTCGCCAACGCGGCCGCCTGCCGCGGCCTGGTCCGGGCCCGGATGGGGCTCGCCGTCGAGGCGACCGCCGACCTCGAGTCGGCTCTCGAGCAACGCGCCCACGGCTGGAACGCCGGGCTCGCGATGCTGCTGGCCAACCTCGTCGAGTGCCGTATCGCGCGCGGCGAGCTCGACCGCGCGATCCAGCACCGTGGCAGCCTCGAGTCGTTCGCCCACACGCGCGGGATCTCCGGCGCGTTCGCCAGCTCCGCGCTCGCCGACCTCGCCGAGGCGCACGGCGATCACGAGACCGCTGCGCGGCTGTACGCCGAGGTGGGCCGACTGGTTGCCGAACGGATGGACAACCCGGCGGTGCTCCCCTGGCGCGCCGGCCGGGCGCTGGCCCTGATCCGGCTCGGCGAGGGCCGCGAGGCCGCAGCGCTGGCGCAGGAGAACCTGGTGCGCGCCGAGGCGTTCGGCGCGGCGTACACGACAGCGCAGGCGCTGCGCACGGTCGCGGCCGTCGACCCGACCTGCGACCGGGTCCGGATGTTGCGCCGGGCGCTGGGCCACCTCGCCGGTGTGCCGGCCGGGCGCCTCGAGGCCCAGGTGGCCACGGACCTCGCCGGCATGCTGATCCTGCTCGAGGGTCCACCGTCGACCGTCGAGGCGGTCGCGCTGCTGCGCCGGGCAGAGACCTGGGCGCAGGGCCACGAGCTCCGGCCGCTCGCGGAGCGGGTGCAGCGGCTGCTCGCTCGCGTCGGCGAGGTGCCTCACCGCACCGACGCGGATGCTCTTGCCCTGCTCACCCCGTCCGAGCGGCGCGTGGCCAACCTGGCTGCGACCGGGCGCAGCAACCGGCAGATCGCCCAGGAGCTCTTCGTGACCGTGAAGGCGGTCGAGTGGCACCTGTCCAACGTCTACCGCAAGCTCGGCATCCGGAGCCGCACGCGGCTGCCAGCGCTGCTGTCGGACTAGCCGTTGTCGGCCTGGGTGGGCCGCCACTTGCGCTCGAACGGCAGCCGCCAGGCGAACGGCGCGATCAGCGCGTGGATCTGGTTGGGGCCCCACGAGCCGGGCGAGTAGCGGCGCACCGGCGGCGGGTTGTCGAGCAGGGGCTGCGAGATCTCCCAGAGCCGCTCGACGCCGTCGGCCGTGGTGAACAGCGTGTGGTTGCCCTTGACCGCCTCGAGGATCAGCCGCTCGTAGGCTTCCAGGATCGAGCCCGCCCAGTCGGTGTCCTCCATGGCGAACTGCATCGAGAGCTTCTGCAGCCGGAACCCGGGACCCGGGCGCTTGCCGTAGAACGACAGCGACATCTTCGACTTGTCCGACAGGTCGAAGGTCAGGTGGTCGGGGCCGTCGTCGCCGATGCCGGAACCCTCGGGGAACATCGACTTCGGAGGCTCCTTGAAAGCGATCGAGATGATCCGCTGGCCCTCGGCGAGCTTCTTGCCCGTGCGCAGGTAGAACGGCACGTCCGCCCAGCGCCAGTTGTCGATGAAACACTTGAGCGCGATGAAGGTCTCGGTCTCGGACTCGGGTGCCACGCCAGGCTCGGCGCGGTAGCCGTCGTACTGACCGCGTACGACGTTGTGCGGGTCCAGCGGCAGCATCGACCGGAAGACCTTGTTCTTCTCCTCGGTGATCGACTGCGGGTCGAGGGCGGTCGGCACCTCCATCGCGGCGAACGCCATCACCTGGAAGAGGTGGGTGACCACCATGTCGCGGTAGGCGCCGGTGCCCTCGTAGAAGCCGGCCCGGCCCTCGAGCCCGAGCGCCTCGGGGATGTCGATCTGGACGTGGTCGATGAAGTTGCGGTGCCAGATCGGCTCGAAGAGACCGTTGGCGAAGCGCAGCGCCAGGATGTTGAGCGCCGCCTCCTTGCCGAGGAAGTGGTCGATGCGGAAGATCTGGGTCTCGTCGAAGACCTCGTGGATCGAGGCGTTCAGTGCCCGGGCGCTCTCGAGGTCGGTGCCGAACGGCTTCTCCATGATGATCCGGCTGCCCTCGACCAGCTCGGCATCACGCAGCGTCTCGACGACGGCGAGCGCGGCTTTCGGCGGCACCGACAGGTAGTGCAGTCGCTGCCGGGGCTGGT
This genomic interval from Nocardioides cavernaquae contains the following:
- a CDS encoding helix-turn-helix transcriptional regulator → MVERDAELAILGKLIDRAGVGRGGLVAFDAPAGMGKSRMLWQAREMAAQAGWRTLDARCSPMSPSIGFGVLRDWFGLLAHRAGLGVHPFDGPGQALAEVVDGGTRQLGDLVYGARWVIEELTAERPLLVTVDDLQWADSGSLQVLDLLAPALEQLPCLFVYAVRSGELSAEPEELARIREVSDVITPAALSPSGVAAVIEAQGGDIGLAAAIHTATGGVPLFVNEVIAGGGVDIPESLVGSIAGRLARLSPTALATAHAVAVLGSEASIATVAELNLMAPDAVAHDLGLLTAAQLVTRDGGHLHPRHPLVGEALLAGMTATETADLHRRAAAVLRRHGAARIIVAGHLLLTTPGSDPDVRARLAEQGRHALAAGAPERAHRYLERALAEGPVTANEIPLLSRHAIALTGLGEIDAALASWERASSLTDDPDVIASLRSSSGDALLMAGRHNQAQRAFGSLPDAGPATSPGAQRLASRMVFAGILTGMPAAELRQQCDRVLGQPDEATTSEDRLALAASAAVGVVSCQPSAEVRTLAMRAAGEGALLDAETVDGTAVFMVACSLAWSSALHEADSLLDTALETARTRGSVLHFANAAACRGLVRARMGLAVEATADLESALEQRAHGWNAGLAMLLANLVECRIARGELDRAIQHRGSLESFAHTRGISGAFASSALADLAEAHGDHETAARLYAEVGRLVAERMDNPAVLPWRAGRALALIRLGEGREAAALAQENLVRAEAFGAAYTTAQALRTVAAVDPTCDRVRMLRRALGHLAGVPAGRLEAQVATDLAGMLILLEGPPSTVEAVALLRRAETWAQGHELRPLAERVQRLLARVGEVPHRTDADALALLTPSERRVANLAATGRSNRQIAQELFVTVKAVEWHLSNVYRKLGIRSRTRLPALLSD
- the zwf gene encoding glucose-6-phosphate dehydrogenase is translated as MAAHAEGTPGPPTTVVLFGATGDLARRKLLPGLLHLWRSGLLPDLKVVGTALHDHDRDSFVEMARAAIEEFSDDAADKKEFNEFAKHLFWADSGVDELKAGVAEAEEGLDQPRQRLHYLSVPPKAALAVVETLRDAELVEGSRIIMEKPFGTDLESARALNASIHEVFDETQIFRIDHFLGKEAALNILALRFANGLFEPIWHRNFIDHVQIDIPEALGLEGRAGFYEGTGAYRDMVVTHLFQVMAFAAMEVPTALDPQSITEEKNKVFRSMLPLDPHNVVRGQYDGYRAEPGVAPESETETFIALKCFIDNWRWADVPFYLRTGKKLAEGQRIISIAFKEPPKSMFPEGSGIGDDGPDHLTFDLSDKSKMSLSFYGKRPGPGFRLQKLSMQFAMEDTDWAGSILEAYERLILEAVKGNHTLFTTADGVERLWEISQPLLDNPPPVRRYSPGSWGPNQIHALIAPFAWRLPFERKWRPTQADNG